From a region of the Eretmochelys imbricata isolate rEreImb1 chromosome 6, rEreImb1.hap1, whole genome shotgun sequence genome:
- the RIOX1 gene encoding ribosomal oxygenase 1 has product MEAAARVSALWVYRSAAGPGLSVSLRSRRIKKRPKQSKRGVPGDCPAPAGPGKGEQLGGPLPGRGAAGGKLGRSRKGKQREGYLAPMQSQTSGLQGIPRPQLAGVAPMGAVRGASSPRPQEPITGPSLHGLLQELGRVQHSRQRAAKLFEWLIAPISPQQFFEQSWEKKPLLIQRHNPGYYQGLFSTATFDAILRDNDVQFGVNLDVTSYVDGTRETHNPAGRALPAVVWDFYRNGCSLRMLNPQAFSTTVWHFLSILQEQFGSMAGANTYLTPAGTQGFAPHYDDIEAFVIQLEGKKHWRVYGPRNDAEVLPQFSSCNFAQEVIGEPILETILEAGDLLYFPRGFIHQGDCLPDAHSLHITVSSYQRNSWGDLLEKLLPTALQMAIEEDVEYRQGLPIDYLEYMGVLNSDVVDSRRGAFIERVQNLIKKLVDYAPIDAAVDQKAKLFLHDCLPPMLTEHERALSIHGVPARWEDGDVRDADIPIKKGTQVRLLRQGIIRLCNEGNGLLLYYTTENSRVYHKEEPKYLEIDPEFTDGIEFLLSSYPKYVCVEILPCDTLDDKISLATFLFEKGLLITKKPLVPI; this is encoded by the coding sequence ATGGAGGCCGCCGCACGTGTCTCCGCGCTCTGGGTCTATCGCTCCGCGGCGGGCCCCGGGCTCTCGGTCTCCCTGCGGAGCAGGCGCATAAAGAAGCGGCCTAAGCAGAGCAAGAGGGGGGTGCCTGGGGATTGTCCCGCTCCAGCGGGGCCCGGGAAGGGGGAGCAGCTCGGAGGCCCTCTACCCGGCCGGGGCGCAGCAGGAGGAAAGCTGGGAAGGAGCCggaaggggaagcagagagaggggtACTTGGCCCCCATGCAAAGCCAAACTTCGGGGCTGCAGGGAATCCCCAGACCGCAGCTGGCAGGGGTGGCACCAATGGGAGCAGTGAGGGGAGCtagcagcccaaggccccaggaGCCCATCACTGGCCCCTCTCTGCATGGccttctccaggagctgggtcggGTCCAGCACAGCAGGCAGCGGGCAGCCAAGCTGTTTGAGTGGCTGATTGCGCCCATCTCCCCACAGCAGTTCtttgagcagagctgggaaaagaaaccTCTCCTGATCCAGAGACACAACCCAGGATACTACCAGGGGCTCTTCTCCACAGCCACCTTCGATGCAATCCTGCGGGACAATGATGTCCAGTTTGGGGTCAACTTGGATGTAACAAGCTATGTGGATGGGACAAGGGAAACCCACAATCCTGCTGGCAGAGCGCTGCCCGCTGTCGTATGGGATTTCTACAGGAATGGCTGTTCCCTGCGGATGCTGAACCCACAGGCCTTCTCCACCACAGTTTGGCACTTCCTCTCCATCCTTCAGGAGCAATTTGGGAGCATGGCTGGAGCAAACACATATCTGACACCCGCGGGCACACAGGGCTTTGCTCCACACTACGATGACATTGAAGCTTTTGTGATCCAGCTTGAAGGGAAGAAGCATTGGCGGGTTTATGGTCCTAGGAATGATGCAGAGGTGTTGCCCCAGTTCTCGAGCTGTAACTTTGCTCAGGAGGTGATTGGAGAGCCCATTCTGGAGACAATACTTGAAGCTGGGGACCTGCTTTATTTCCCCCGTGGATTTATCCATCAGGGGGACTGTCTTCCTGATGCACACTCACTCCACATAACTGTTTCTTCATACCAGAGGAACTCCTGGGGAGATCTGCTGGAGAAACTCCTCCCAACTGCCTTGCAGATGGCCATAGAGGAGGATGTGGAGTACAGGCAAGGGCTCCCTATAGATTACTTAGAATATATGGGGGTCCTGAACTCAGATGTGGTTGATTCTCGCCGAGGTGCTTTTATAGAGAGAGTACAGAATTTGATAAAGAAACTGGTGGACTATGCACCAATTGATGCTGCGGTGGATCAGAAAGCTAAGTTGTTTCTTCATGACTGCCTCCCTCCCATGCTAACTGAACATGAAAGGGCACTGAGTATACATGGTGTTCCAGCCAGGTGGGAAGATGGAGATGTTCGTGATGCTGATATACCGATAAAGAAAGGGACTCAGGTACGGCTGCTCCGTCAGGGCATCATTAGGTTGTGTAATGAAGGAAATGGTTTGCTGCTGTATTACACAACAGAAAACTCAAGAGTGTACCACAAGGAGGAGCCCAAGTACTTGGAGATagatcctgagtttacagatggTATTGAATTTCTGCTTTCTTCATATCCAAAGTATGTCTGCGTGGAGATCCTTCCATGTGACACCTTGGATGATAAAATCTCCTTAGCTACCTTCTTGTTTGAAAAGGGCCTGCTGATTACCAAGAAACCTCTGGTGCCTATATAA